A portion of the Alkalilimnicola sp. S0819 genome contains these proteins:
- a CDS encoding ATP-dependent DNA helicase: protein MTDSVSPLRERGALAEAIPGFQPRPEQQALAEAVSEALAGGEVLVAEAGTGTGKTFAYLVPALLSRRKVIISTGTKTLQDQLFRRDLPLVREALKLPLRTALLKGRGNYLCIYRTEMAAQEGRFESREASALFQKIQRWSHLTRSGDLGEAPVGALEGLMHGRVSSTADNCLGQECPHYSDCHLMEARRRAQEADVVVVNHHLLLADWAIREGGFGEVLPQADAYVLDEAHQLPETAQQFFGLSVSSRQMHDLLRDARMEYYREAGDAPGMLEALDRLERGLLDLRLSLGTEGRRAAWAELQEDQTVTEAVEQLDDRLRALVQVLEPLAERGKGLESCHRRAEAAYQAWSKFLQPEAANAVRWYETYSQSFILRLTPLEVAGQFRGHMARQQAAWVFTSATLSVAEGFEHFSRQLGLEEPRTLKLDSPFDYRRNAVLYCPRDLPEPNHPAYQQAFLQAALPVLQASEGRAFMLFTSHRALREAAEWLRPRVDYPLLVQGDAGQNQLLEQFREAGNAVLLGTASFWEGVDVRGEALSCVIIDRLPFAAPNDPVTQAKIEALKSAGQSPFGAFQLPHAVITLRQGVGRLIRDTEDRGVLMIGDPRLINRSYGKVFLNSLPRMARTRDGDKVVGFLRSLRAGSDSAAADESADAG from the coding sequence ATGACTGACAGCGTCTCGCCGCTGCGGGAAAGGGGGGCGCTTGCCGAGGCCATTCCCGGCTTTCAGCCGCGCCCCGAACAGCAGGCCCTGGCCGAGGCGGTAAGCGAGGCCTTGGCCGGCGGCGAGGTGCTGGTGGCCGAGGCCGGCACCGGCACCGGCAAGACCTTCGCCTATCTGGTGCCCGCGCTGCTCTCCCGGCGCAAGGTGATCATTTCCACCGGCACCAAGACTCTGCAGGATCAGCTTTTCCGGCGGGATCTACCGCTGGTGCGCGAGGCGCTGAAACTCCCCCTGCGCACCGCGCTGCTGAAAGGGCGCGGCAATTATCTGTGTATCTACCGCACCGAGATGGCCGCCCAGGAAGGCCGTTTCGAGAGCCGCGAGGCTTCGGCCCTGTTCCAGAAGATCCAGCGTTGGAGTCACCTCACCCGCAGCGGGGATCTTGGCGAAGCCCCCGTCGGTGCCCTGGAGGGGCTGATGCACGGCCGGGTCAGCTCCACCGCCGACAACTGCCTGGGCCAGGAATGCCCCCATTACAGTGACTGCCACCTGATGGAAGCCCGCCGCCGAGCCCAGGAGGCCGATGTGGTGGTGGTCAATCACCATCTGCTGCTCGCCGACTGGGCCATCCGCGAAGGGGGCTTCGGCGAGGTGCTGCCCCAGGCCGATGCCTACGTGCTGGACGAGGCCCATCAATTGCCCGAGACCGCCCAGCAGTTCTTCGGGCTTTCCGTGAGTAGTCGGCAGATGCATGATCTGCTGCGCGATGCGCGCATGGAGTACTACCGGGAGGCGGGCGATGCGCCGGGCATGCTGGAAGCCCTGGACCGACTGGAGCGGGGGCTGCTGGACCTGCGCCTGAGCCTGGGCACGGAAGGGCGCCGGGCGGCCTGGGCCGAGCTGCAGGAAGACCAGACCGTCACCGAGGCGGTGGAGCAACTGGATGACCGGCTGCGCGCCCTGGTGCAGGTACTGGAGCCACTGGCCGAGCGGGGCAAGGGCCTGGAGAGCTGCCACCGCCGCGCCGAGGCCGCCTACCAGGCCTGGAGCAAATTCCTCCAGCCGGAAGCGGCCAACGCCGTGCGCTGGTACGAGACCTACAGCCAGTCCTTCATCCTGCGGCTCACCCCGCTGGAGGTGGCCGGTCAGTTCCGCGGCCACATGGCGCGCCAGCAGGCCGCCTGGGTGTTCACCTCGGCGACACTCTCCGTGGCCGAGGGCTTTGAGCACTTCAGCCGCCAGCTGGGCCTGGAAGAGCCCCGCACCCTGAAGCTCGACAGCCCCTTCGATTACCGGCGCAACGCGGTGCTCTACTGCCCGCGGGATCTGCCCGAGCCCAATCACCCCGCTTACCAACAAGCCTTCCTGCAGGCGGCCTTGCCGGTGCTGCAGGCCAGCGAAGGCCGTGCCTTCATGCTCTTCACCAGCCACCGAGCCCTGCGCGAGGCCGCCGAATGGCTGCGCCCGCGGGTCGATTATCCGCTGCTGGTGCAGGGTGATGCGGGGCAGAACCAGCTGCTGGAGCAGTTTCGGGAAGCGGGCAACGCGGTGCTGCTGGGCACGGCGAGCTTCTGGGAAGGAGTGGATGTGCGCGGCGAGGCGCTGAGCTGCGTGATCATCGACCGCCTGCCCTTCGCCGCCCCCAACGACCCCGTCACCCAGGCGAAGATCGAGGCGCTGAAATCGGCCGGGCAGAGCCCCTTCGGGGCGTTTCAGTTGCCCCATGCGGTGATTACCCTGCGCCAGGGGGTGGGGCGGCTGATTCGTGACACCGAGGATCGGGGCGTGCTGATGATCGGTGATCCGCGGCTGATCAACCGCAGCTACGGCAAGGTGTTCCTCAACAGCCTGCCGCGTATGGCGCGTACGCGGGATGGCGACAAGGTGGTGGGTTTCCTGCGCAGCTTGCGGGCCGGCTCGGATTCCGCGGCAGCGGACGAGAGCGCCGACGCAGGCTGA
- a CDS encoding tetratricopeptide repeat protein produces the protein MKMRRSRSIVLLMLLGLLAACAGRAPAPERDERRPVPVEEPAPEEKGREWPRRGEAGEPDRAQTPAGALPPLPPAAQGLAARAEQAVAARDYDSAAARLERAMRIAPDHPVLWQNLAVVRYAEGNYDQAEQLAQKSNTLAGDARALQRQNWRLIEAARRLRGDTRGAEQAAARARALGDD, from the coding sequence ATGAAGATGCGCCGGAGCCGTTCGATAGTTTTGCTGATGCTGCTGGGGCTGCTGGCCGCCTGTGCCGGGCGGGCGCCGGCGCCGGAGCGTGACGAGCGGCGCCCGGTGCCGGTGGAAGAGCCCGCGCCGGAAGAGAAGGGTCGGGAGTGGCCGCGCCGTGGAGAGGCCGGTGAACCCGATCGGGCCCAGACCCCGGCAGGGGCCCTGCCGCCCCTGCCCCCGGCGGCCCAAGGCCTGGCGGCCCGGGCCGAGCAGGCGGTGGCCGCGCGGGATTACGACAGCGCCGCCGCCCGCCTGGAGCGCGCCATGCGCATCGCCCCGGATCACCCGGTGCTGTGGCAGAACCTGGCCGTGGTGCGCTACGCCGAAGGCAATTACGACCAGGCCGAGCAGCTGGCGCAGAAGTCCAACACTCTGGCCGGCGATGCCCGTGCGCTGCAGCGCCAGAACTGGCGCCTGATCGAGGCCGCCCGCCGCCTGCGGGGCGATACCCGGGGGGCGGAGCAGGCCGCCGCCCGCGCCAGGGCCCTGGGCGATGACTGA